A window of Anas acuta chromosome 8, bAnaAcu1.1, whole genome shotgun sequence contains these coding sequences:
- the PDC gene encoding phosducin, whose amino-acid sequence MEENANTSLDEDFEGQATHTGPKGVINDWRKFKLESEDRDSLPLSKKEILRQMSSPHRSFSKDDKDTRERFCRKMSMQEYELIQDDKEDESCLQKYRKRCMQDMHQRLSFGPKYGYLCELQNGEQFLEAIEKERKTTTVIVHIYEDGIKGCDALNNSLTCLAAEYATVKFCKIKASDTGAGDRFSDEVLPTLLVYKGGELLSNFISVSEQFNDEFFAVDVESFLNEYGLLPERELPALGNGNTDEQDVE is encoded by the exons atggaagaaaatgcaaacactAGCTTGGACGAAGATTTTGAAGGACAAGCTACACACACAG gGCCCAAAGGTGTGATCAATGACTGGAGAAAGTTTAAATTAGAAAGTGAAGACAGAGACTCCTTACCCTTgagcaagaaagaaattcttcgACAGATGTCTTCTCCACACAGGTCTTTCAGTAAGGATGATAAAGACACCAGAGAGAGATTCTGTCGTAAg ATGAGTATGCAGGAGTATGAATTAATTCAAGATGACAAAGAAGATGAAAGCTGCCTACAAAAATACCGCAAACGCTGCATGCAGGATATGCACCAGAGGCTAAGTTTTGGGCCTAAATATGGTTATCTGTGTGAGCTGCAAAACGGAGAACAGTTCCTGGAAGCCATTGAAAAAGAACGGAAGACTACCACCGTCATTGTCCACATTTATGAAGACGGCATCAAGGGCTGTGATGCTCTGAACAACAGCTTAACCTGCCTTGCTGCTGAGTACGCCACTGTGAAGTTCTGCAAAATCAAAGCCTCTGACACTGGGGCTGGAGACCGCTTCTCAGATGAAGTGCTTCCCACCCTGCTTGTCTACAAGGGTGGGGAGCTCCTGAGCAATTTCATTAGCGTTTCTGAACAATTCAACGATGAATTCTTTGCTGTGGATGTGGAGTCTTTCCTAAATGAGTATGGGTTGCTACCTGAAAGGGAGCTTCCAGCACTGGGAAATGGTAACACCGATGAGCAAGATGTTGAATAA